A portion of the Microbulbifer agarilyticus genome contains these proteins:
- a CDS encoding SMP-30/gluconolactonase/LRE family protein yields the protein MSDQLLNSATREQGGETVAAEVFDERICSLGEGPLWHPMRKTLYWVDLLNNKVLAKGPDGTQAWDMGEMPSAIGWVDRDRALVACESGLHLMDLNSGEKSLLCELEPDMPGNRSNDGRADPWGGFWIGTMGVNGEPDQGNLYRWYKGELRRLDSGMTVPNGICFDRERCYGYYADSAKNTVYRVLLNTADGWPMGEPEAFLDLSTQELIPDGAVMDGQGNMWSSLWDSARTQCFDPSGREIAALEAPVIRTTCPAFGGEDFTDMYVTTAAVGLEDRPGAEVANGVTLVYRNAVQGQPEPAVIV from the coding sequence GTGAGCGATCAACTGCTGAATTCAGCGACTAGGGAACAGGGCGGGGAAACTGTTGCCGCCGAGGTTTTCGATGAACGGATATGCAGCCTCGGCGAGGGTCCGCTGTGGCATCCAATGCGCAAGACCCTGTATTGGGTGGACCTGCTGAATAACAAGGTGTTGGCCAAGGGCCCCGATGGCACGCAAGCCTGGGATATGGGCGAAATGCCTTCTGCCATTGGCTGGGTGGATCGCGACCGTGCACTGGTTGCCTGCGAGAGTGGCCTGCACTTGATGGATTTAAATTCCGGTGAGAAGAGCCTGCTGTGCGAATTGGAACCTGATATGCCGGGCAATCGCAGCAACGATGGCCGCGCCGACCCCTGGGGTGGATTCTGGATCGGTACCATGGGCGTCAATGGTGAGCCGGACCAAGGGAACCTGTATCGCTGGTACAAAGGCGAACTGCGTCGCCTCGATTCAGGAATGACAGTACCCAATGGCATCTGCTTTGACCGCGAACGTTGTTATGGTTACTACGCAGACTCTGCAAAAAATACCGTTTACCGCGTACTGCTGAATACCGCTGATGGCTGGCCCATGGGTGAGCCCGAAGCTTTCCTGGACCTGAGTACACAGGAGCTGATTCCCGACGGCGCAGTAATGGATGGGCAGGGCAATATGTGGTCTTCACTGTGGGACAGCGCGCGCACCCAGTGCTTTGACCCGAGCGGCCGGGAAATCGCGGCGCTGGAAGCGCCAGTGATTCGCACCACTTGCCCGGCGTTTGGTGGCGAGGACTTTACCGATATGTATGTGACCACCGCTGCGGTTGGCTTGGAAGATCGCCCCGGAGCGGAAGTCGCCAACGGTGTCACGCTGGTCTACCGCAATGCGGTGCAGGGACAGCCTGAGCCCGCGGTTATTGTCTAG
- the katG gene encoding catalase/peroxidase HPI encodes MTTSKCPFGHAAGGGTTNEDWWPNHLRLDILRQHSGKSNPLDKDFDYAEAFQQLDYEAVKKDLHALMTDSQDWWPADFGHYGPLFIRMAWHSAGTYRVRDGRGGASTGNQRFAPLNSWPDNVNLDKARRLLWPIKQKYGRNISWADLMILTGNVALESMGFKTFGFAGGREDVWESEKDVYWGDEKAWLTDARYSGDRNLENPLAAVEMGLIYVNPEGPNGNPDPLAAAKDIRDTFGRMAMNDEETVALIAGGHTFGKTHGAGDAALVGPEPEAAGLEEQGLGWHSSFGSGKGDDTITSGLEVIWTSTPTKWSSNYFWNLFGYDWELTKSPAGAHQWQPKHGAGADSVPDAHDPNKRHAPMMLTTDIALRADPDYENISRRFYEHPDEFADAFARAWFKLTHRDLGPRARYLGPEVPDEALIWQDPVPAADYSPIDDGDVAELKKKVLASGLAIGDLVSTAWASASTFRGSDRRGGANGARVRLAPQKDWAVNKPQILAKVLAALESIQTDFNSGASGGKQVSLADLIVLAGCTAIEKAAADAGHPASVPFTPGRTDATQEQTEEHSFDDLEPIADGFRNYLRGDIEIPAEQLLIDRAQLLTLSPPELVVLVGGMRVLGTNFDDSQHGVFTDRAGALTNDFFVNLLDMSTVWAPMTEGNGLYQGVARDSGEPRWTGTRVDLLFGSNAELRALAEVYASDDGRKKFQQDFIAAWNKVMQLDRFDLHR; translated from the coding sequence ATGACAACAAGTAAATGTCCTTTTGGCCATGCGGCCGGTGGTGGTACGACAAATGAGGATTGGTGGCCGAATCATTTGCGGCTGGATATTCTCCGCCAGCATTCGGGCAAATCCAACCCGCTGGATAAGGACTTCGATTACGCCGAAGCATTCCAGCAGCTCGATTACGAGGCGGTAAAGAAAGACCTGCACGCGTTAATGACGGATTCGCAGGACTGGTGGCCGGCAGATTTCGGCCACTACGGACCTCTGTTTATTCGTATGGCATGGCACAGCGCCGGTACTTATCGGGTGCGTGATGGGCGCGGTGGCGCCAGCACTGGCAACCAGCGTTTCGCGCCACTGAATAGTTGGCCGGACAACGTCAACCTCGACAAGGCGCGTCGCCTGTTGTGGCCCATCAAGCAAAAATATGGTCGCAACATTTCCTGGGCAGACCTAATGATTCTCACCGGCAATGTGGCGTTGGAATCCATGGGTTTCAAAACTTTTGGTTTTGCCGGTGGCCGGGAGGATGTGTGGGAGTCGGAGAAAGATGTCTACTGGGGCGATGAGAAAGCCTGGTTGACAGACGCCCGCTACAGCGGCGATCGCAACCTGGAAAATCCATTGGCCGCAGTGGAGATGGGTTTGATTTATGTAAACCCCGAGGGTCCCAATGGCAATCCCGACCCGTTGGCTGCAGCCAAGGACATTCGCGACACCTTTGGCCGTATGGCAATGAATGACGAAGAGACGGTGGCGCTGATTGCCGGTGGCCACACATTTGGTAAAACCCACGGAGCCGGTGACGCTGCATTGGTTGGCCCCGAGCCGGAGGCCGCGGGACTGGAAGAGCAGGGGTTGGGTTGGCACAGCAGCTTTGGTTCGGGCAAAGGCGATGACACCATCACCAGTGGATTGGAAGTTATCTGGACCAGCACGCCCACCAAGTGGAGCAGCAACTACTTCTGGAATCTGTTTGGGTACGACTGGGAACTCACCAAAAGCCCGGCAGGCGCGCATCAGTGGCAGCCCAAGCATGGTGCGGGGGCCGACTCGGTGCCCGATGCCCACGACCCGAACAAACGCCATGCGCCCATGATGCTGACCACGGACATCGCGCTGCGCGCAGACCCGGATTACGAAAACATTTCCCGGCGCTTCTACGAACACCCCGACGAATTTGCCGATGCATTCGCCCGCGCCTGGTTTAAATTAACCCATCGCGATCTCGGGCCCAGAGCGCGCTACCTGGGTCCCGAAGTACCGGATGAAGCGCTAATTTGGCAGGACCCGGTACCGGCGGCAGACTACTCGCCTATTGACGACGGGGATGTTGCCGAGCTGAAAAAGAAAGTGCTGGCCTCCGGACTCGCCATTGGCGATCTGGTGAGTACCGCCTGGGCTTCCGCTTCGACCTTCCGTGGTTCTGACCGGCGCGGTGGGGCCAACGGAGCCCGTGTCCGCCTGGCACCGCAAAAGGATTGGGCGGTCAACAAACCGCAAATCCTTGCCAAAGTATTGGCGGCGCTGGAGTCAATTCAGACTGACTTCAATTCCGGCGCCAGTGGCGGCAAACAGGTTTCATTGGCGGACCTGATCGTGCTCGCCGGTTGCACCGCTATTGAGAAAGCGGCAGCGGATGCCGGGCATCCCGCCAGTGTTCCCTTTACCCCAGGTCGCACCGATGCCACTCAGGAACAAACAGAAGAGCACTCATTTGATGACCTCGAGCCCATCGCAGATGGCTTCCGTAATTACCTGCGGGGTGATATCGAGATTCCCGCAGAGCAGTTACTCATTGATCGCGCGCAGCTACTGACATTGTCGCCACCGGAGCTGGTGGTGCTGGTTGGTGGCATGCGGGTGCTCGGGACCAACTTTGATGACAGCCAGCACGGCGTATTCACAGATCGGGCGGGTGCCCTAACCAACGATTTCTTCGTCAACCTGCTGGACATGTCCACGGTCTGGGCACCCATGACCGAAGGTAATGGACTCTATCAGGGGGTAGCGCGGGATAGCGGCGAGCCCCGCTGGACCGGCACTCGAGTTGACCTGTTGTTTGGCTCCAATGCTGAGCTTCGCGCCCTCGCCGAGGTCTATGCCAGTGACGACGGGAGAAAGAAGTTTCAGCAGGACTTTATTGCCGCCTGGAACAAAGTCATGCAATTGGACCGATTTGACCTGCATCGTTAA
- a CDS encoding DUF4862 family protein has translation MKYILGAYATAPVTDSWQPEVQEQYLNRIKQLDNVRGLEHPFTGSLHGHDDDWFLRNIDPQWNYVFTGVPGVMGSLAKNPAFGIASDDEDGRAAGIEFYRQMHAAVLKLNAHLGRKAVDYVQLHTSPNRTKSNSSTDSLKRSLQEIVSWDWDGAGLVIEHCDAFIDGSEPEKGFLTLQEEIATIQAVNTASGSKLGISINWGRSALETRSVEGPLEHLRLAREAGLLRGLMFSGISDVETPYGVWRDTHMPPAEIFAEGYFAEGSLLTREQMALTLETAGWQDLDFVGAKLGVRPRDLDVDSRVAYNRDCLNAIDLLTSENR, from the coding sequence ATGAAATATATACTAGGCGCTTATGCCACCGCCCCGGTAACCGACTCCTGGCAACCTGAAGTTCAGGAACAATACCTGAACCGTATTAAGCAGCTGGATAATGTGCGGGGGCTGGAACACCCGTTTACCGGCAGCTTGCACGGCCACGATGATGACTGGTTTTTGCGCAACATCGATCCCCAGTGGAATTACGTGTTTACCGGTGTACCGGGTGTGATGGGAAGCCTGGCTAAAAACCCGGCTTTTGGTATTGCGTCCGACGATGAGGATGGCCGTGCAGCCGGTATCGAGTTTTACCGGCAAATGCATGCTGCGGTGCTGAAGCTGAATGCCCACCTGGGGCGAAAAGCGGTGGACTATGTGCAGCTGCACACCAGCCCAAATCGCACCAAATCCAATTCTTCTACAGACTCGCTCAAGCGTTCCCTGCAAGAGATTGTTTCTTGGGATTGGGATGGTGCCGGTCTGGTGATCGAGCATTGCGATGCGTTTATTGATGGCTCTGAGCCGGAGAAAGGCTTCCTTACCCTGCAGGAAGAAATTGCAACCATCCAGGCAGTGAATACCGCGAGTGGTAGCAAGCTCGGCATTTCCATCAACTGGGGACGCTCGGCACTTGAGACTCGCAGTGTTGAGGGGCCACTGGAGCACCTGCGTCTCGCCCGCGAAGCGGGGCTGCTGCGTGGCCTGATGTTCTCTGGTATCTCCGATGTGGAAACGCCCTATGGCGTTTGGCGCGATACCCATATGCCGCCAGCAGAAATCTTTGCTGAAGGTTATTTCGCGGAGGGCTCCCTGCTGACCCGCGAACAAATGGCGCTCACCCTTGAGACCGCAGGTTGGCAAGACCTCGACTTTGTCGGTGCCAAACTCGGCGTACGCCCGAGAGATCTCGACGTCGATTCCCGTGTTGCGTACAACCGCGATTGCCTGAACGCCATCGACCTGCTCACGTCAGAAAACCGGTAA
- a CDS encoding serine hydrolase domain-containing protein produces the protein MESLLEKSASVKGTTKTQTSKKYAIAPHICAALLFFCQFSNALTPSAHLEKPEDHGFSSEALNMADEHLAGYIKQQKISGYTLLVSHQGKPIHFSTGGAQDIAAQQAMRRDTIFRLYSMTKPITGVAMMMLWEEGKFQLNDPVEKYLPEFKRSRIFSRIDEKGQIISTAPSQPMTILDLMRHTSGLSYGYSGKEAIDKAYKEANLWRGITGNKALSTTIADLPLVFDPGSRWEYSVATDVQGYLVEVLSGQRFDTFLRERIFEPLGMTDTSFQLQPEQLPRFAELYVSSKEGLAPCSDPQDCYDYRKVPIIHSGGAGLIGTTEDYWRFAQMLANGGTLNGVRLLQPDTITLMTRDHLPEGIDGHFWTSGWGFGLNFAVLTDAEARYGYGNNGEYFWGGAANTKFWIDPVDELVVVFMTNIFPHEGIDFEADLHRFIYTAKKENP, from the coding sequence ATGGAAAGCTTGCTCGAAAAAAGTGCTTCAGTGAAAGGCACTACCAAGACGCAAACCAGCAAAAAATATGCGATAGCACCGCACATATGTGCGGCGCTGCTATTTTTCTGCCAATTTTCGAATGCGCTTACGCCGTCGGCACATCTGGAAAAGCCTGAGGATCATGGCTTTTCCAGTGAAGCGCTGAATATGGCCGACGAGCATCTGGCCGGATATATTAAGCAGCAAAAAATCTCCGGCTACACGTTATTGGTATCCCACCAGGGAAAGCCGATTCACTTTAGTACCGGCGGTGCGCAGGACATTGCGGCGCAGCAGGCCATGCGCCGCGATACGATTTTCCGCCTGTACAGCATGACCAAACCGATTACCGGCGTGGCCATGATGATGCTGTGGGAAGAAGGCAAGTTTCAGCTGAACGACCCGGTGGAAAAATATCTACCGGAGTTTAAAAGGTCGCGCATATTTAGCCGTATTGATGAAAAAGGGCAGATAATCTCTACCGCCCCGAGTCAACCGATGACCATTCTTGACCTGATGCGGCATACATCCGGGCTGTCTTACGGCTATAGCGGCAAGGAAGCTATCGACAAGGCGTACAAGGAAGCAAACCTTTGGCGCGGTATCACTGGTAATAAAGCCCTGTCCACAACCATTGCCGACTTGCCACTGGTATTTGACCCCGGCTCCCGCTGGGAATACTCGGTGGCCACCGATGTACAGGGCTATCTGGTGGAGGTTCTTTCCGGGCAACGGTTTGATACCTTCCTTCGCGAGCGCATCTTCGAACCGCTGGGCATGACAGATACCAGCTTCCAGCTACAGCCGGAACAGCTACCGCGCTTTGCCGAGCTTTATGTCTCGTCCAAAGAAGGACTCGCTCCGTGTAGCGATCCACAGGATTGCTACGACTACCGAAAAGTACCGATCATTCATTCCGGCGGCGCCGGGCTTATCGGCACTACCGAGGACTACTGGCGCTTTGCCCAGATGCTCGCCAACGGCGGCACGCTGAATGGCGTGCGCCTGCTGCAACCAGACACCATTACCCTGATGACCCGGGACCATCTACCAGAAGGAATCGACGGCCACTTCTGGACATCCGGCTGGGGGTTTGGATTGAACTTCGCCGTGCTCACCGACGCGGAGGCGCGTTACGGTTATGGCAACAATGGGGAGTATTTTTGGGGCGGAGCGGCCAACACCAAGTTCTGGATAGATCCCGTGGATGAACTGGTTGTGGTATTTATGACCAATATTTTCCCCCACGAGGGAATCGACTTTGAGGCGGACCTGCACCGTTTTATCTATACGGCAAAAAAAGAAAACCCCTGA
- a CDS encoding aldehyde dehydrogenase family protein, translating to MSTSSSTAQTHYQCYIDGNWVDSAQKLSVENPATGEVFSSVPDCTLEQADAALASSQAALQSWKMLPAIERGRHLFRLIEALQPKRDLFARLLVLEQGKTLNEAYGEFDDTLNYLTYSAEAARRIEGNIFPSDNASEQLWIQKVPYGVTVGLCAFNYPLALIGRKVGPALVTGNTMIVKPHEATPITAMEFAKVVEEAGIPKGVINIISGSGIAVGEHLVKSPITQLVTLTGSIRAGQAICRAVAENVTAVSLELGGKASFIVLDDADIDKAVDAVVISRYANCGQVCICAELVLVHEKVADEFTRKVLEKVKALTVGNPMDNPSMGPSVTAQGLDRVESIVQETINAGATVACGGGRPQGSEFENGNWYQPTVLTEVTADMAAAREEIFGPVLPIVKISSFDEAVAITNRRNDGLSCYLWSNDYRIIMDGIARLEVGTVFVNKQIVGYIQGYHSGHKRSGIGGEDGIYGIEGYLQKRAVYLNCN from the coding sequence ATGAGTACATCGAGCTCAACCGCGCAAACCCATTACCAGTGTTATATCGACGGCAATTGGGTCGACAGCGCACAAAAGCTGTCGGTGGAAAACCCCGCGACCGGCGAAGTATTCAGCAGCGTACCCGACTGTACTCTGGAACAGGCAGACGCTGCACTGGCATCCTCTCAGGCTGCACTGCAAAGCTGGAAAATGTTGCCGGCAATCGAACGCGGCCGCCACCTGTTTCGCCTGATTGAAGCACTGCAACCAAAGCGCGACCTGTTTGCCCGCCTGCTGGTACTGGAACAGGGCAAAACCCTGAACGAAGCCTACGGCGAGTTCGACGACACCCTGAATTACCTGACCTACTCCGCAGAGGCTGCGCGCCGCATCGAAGGTAATATCTTTCCCTCCGATAACGCAAGTGAACAGCTGTGGATTCAAAAGGTACCCTACGGCGTAACCGTCGGGCTGTGCGCGTTTAACTACCCGCTCGCACTGATCGGTCGCAAAGTGGGCCCGGCGCTGGTAACCGGTAACACCATGATCGTCAAACCCCACGAGGCGACACCAATTACCGCCATGGAGTTTGCCAAGGTTGTCGAGGAAGCCGGCATTCCAAAAGGTGTGATCAACATCATTAGCGGCAGCGGCATTGCGGTTGGCGAACACCTGGTAAAAAGCCCGATTACCCAGCTGGTGACACTCACCGGCAGTATCCGCGCGGGCCAGGCGATCTGTCGTGCGGTGGCAGAAAACGTAACCGCGGTATCCCTGGAACTGGGCGGGAAAGCGTCCTTTATCGTGCTGGACGATGCCGACATCGACAAAGCCGTGGATGCGGTGGTGATCTCACGCTACGCAAACTGCGGACAAGTGTGTATCTGTGCAGAACTGGTGCTGGTACACGAAAAGGTTGCTGACGAATTTACCCGTAAGGTACTGGAGAAAGTAAAAGCGCTCACCGTGGGCAACCCCATGGACAACCCCAGCATGGGTCCATCGGTGACCGCACAGGGATTGGACCGGGTGGAATCCATTGTGCAGGAAACCATTAATGCCGGCGCGACTGTCGCATGTGGTGGTGGCCGCCCACAAGGTAGCGAGTTTGAAAACGGCAACTGGTACCAGCCCACCGTGCTCACCGAGGTGACGGCAGACATGGCGGCGGCCCGCGAAGAGATCTTTGGCCCGGTATTGCCCATCGTCAAAATTTCGTCCTTTGACGAAGCGGTTGCCATCACCAACCGTCGCAACGACGGCCTGAGCTGCTACCTGTGGAGCAACGACTACCGCATCATTATGGATGGCATTGCCCGACTGGAAGTAGGCACCGTGTTTGTGAACAAGCAAATTGTCGGCTACATCCAGGGTTACCATTCCGGCCACAAGCGCAGTGGTATCGGCGGCGAAGATGGTATCTACGGCATCGAGGGATACCTGCAAAAACGCGCGGTGTATCTGAACTGCAACTAA
- a CDS encoding enoyl-CoA hydratase/isomerase family protein, producing the protein MSEGHTPLGETTIKTTVKTTATPARVAITKSAEGVAYISLNLAPANAYYEAFLREIGVVIRTLEQDDSVRVVVIKSGLEKFFCAGADIKVFASNSVQQNLALVAAARINADAIENSSKVYIAEISGHCLGGGLEIAMACDFIFAAEGNYRFGLPEIKLGLIPGNGGTQRLVRRIGRRAAMELLLTGDTFGVGQAQELGLLDGIYSRDSLTEGTREFANEIARGPGRAIAATKRTLREGSSLPLAQGLALEAELADALYETPDAAEGLQAFLEKRSPVFNQ; encoded by the coding sequence ATGAGTGAAGGTCACACACCGCTCGGCGAGACAACGATAAAGACAACGGTAAAGACAACGGCCACGCCAGCTCGAGTAGCAATCACCAAATCTGCGGAAGGTGTTGCGTACATTTCACTGAACCTGGCCCCCGCAAACGCCTACTACGAAGCATTTCTACGGGAAATTGGCGTGGTCATTCGCACTCTGGAGCAAGACGATAGCGTGCGTGTGGTGGTGATCAAAAGCGGGCTGGAAAAATTCTTTTGTGCGGGCGCAGACATCAAGGTATTCGCGAGTAATAGCGTGCAACAAAATCTCGCACTGGTTGCCGCCGCACGGATCAACGCGGATGCGATTGAAAACAGCAGTAAAGTCTATATCGCCGAGATTTCCGGGCACTGCCTCGGCGGCGGTCTGGAAATCGCGATGGCCTGCGATTTTATCTTCGCGGCGGAGGGCAACTACCGGTTTGGTCTGCCGGAAATCAAGCTTGGATTGATCCCCGGCAATGGCGGCACCCAGCGTCTGGTGCGCCGTATTGGCCGACGGGCAGCCATGGAACTCCTGCTTACCGGCGATACTTTTGGGGTGGGCCAGGCGCAAGAACTGGGCTTGCTGGACGGTATCTACAGCCGCGACTCCCTGACCGAGGGAACGCGTGAGTTCGCGAACGAAATTGCACGCGGCCCGGGCCGCGCCATCGCCGCCACCAAGCGCACCTTGCGTGAAGGCAGCTCACTGCCACTCGCCCAGGGGCTGGCGCTGGAAGCTGAGTTGGCAGATGCGCTCTATGAAACACCCGATGCCGCAGAGGGCTTACAAGCCTTTCTGGAAAAGCGTTCGCCCGTGTTTAATCAATAA
- a CDS encoding CaiB/BaiF CoA transferase family protein, protein MSERQRPLDGLLVLDFSQFLSGPSAALRLADLGARVIKIERPERGEDGRNLYLSDCVLEGESTLFHAINRDKESFCVDLKDPTQRDALNTLIKQADILIANFRPGVMQRLGLDYQSVKNLNPAIVYGEISGYGLVGPWAERPGQDLLLQALSGLTWLSGSRADGPVAMGVPVADIFTGAQLVQGILAAVFAREFSGEGSHVQISMLEAMLDFQFEPLTIALHDPEQSIERAAVNGAHALVAGAYGFYRTKDGYIALSMGRVEDLARLLDCPALLPFSNPALAFAERDAIKQILADHLPCQTTAHWLSLLEPADIWCAEVLDWEQLLAHEGFKTLDMLQSLPLPGGNALTTSRCPIRIDEQCLWGSQPAPQLGQHQATINREIESFHNALKGMSHE, encoded by the coding sequence ATGAGCGAACGGCAGCGACCGCTTGACGGCTTACTCGTACTCGACTTCTCCCAGTTTCTATCAGGCCCCTCCGCCGCACTGAGGCTAGCCGACTTGGGCGCCCGGGTAATCAAAATCGAACGCCCGGAGCGCGGTGAAGACGGCCGCAACCTCTACCTGTCGGATTGTGTTTTGGAAGGTGAGTCCACGCTGTTCCACGCAATCAACCGCGACAAGGAAAGCTTTTGTGTGGACCTGAAGGACCCCACCCAACGGGATGCGCTGAATACACTGATTAAGCAGGCGGATATCCTCATCGCAAATTTCCGCCCCGGGGTGATGCAACGGCTGGGCCTCGATTACCAATCCGTAAAAAACCTGAACCCGGCAATCGTCTACGGGGAAATCAGTGGCTACGGCCTCGTTGGTCCGTGGGCGGAGCGCCCCGGGCAGGATCTATTGCTACAGGCACTCTCCGGCCTCACCTGGCTGTCCGGCAGCCGGGCAGACGGCCCCGTCGCCATGGGTGTACCCGTTGCCGACATCTTTACCGGCGCGCAACTGGTACAGGGTATTCTCGCCGCCGTCTTTGCACGGGAGTTTTCCGGCGAAGGTAGCCATGTGCAGATCAGTATGCTGGAAGCGATGCTGGATTTTCAGTTCGAACCACTCACCATTGCATTGCACGACCCGGAGCAATCCATCGAGCGCGCGGCCGTCAATGGCGCCCATGCGCTGGTTGCCGGCGCCTACGGGTTTTACCGCACCAAAGACGGCTATATAGCGCTGTCGATGGGACGGGTCGAGGATCTCGCGCGCCTGCTCGACTGCCCCGCATTACTGCCCTTTTCCAATCCAGCACTCGCCTTCGCAGAGCGCGATGCCATCAAGCAAATTCTCGCCGACCACCTGCCCTGCCAGACCACTGCGCACTGGCTGTCACTGCTGGAGCCCGCAGACATCTGGTGTGCCGAGGTACTCGATTGGGAGCAGTTACTGGCACACGAAGGGTTCAAAACCCTCGACATGTTGCAGTCCCTTCCCTTGCCCGGGGGCAACGCGTTAACCACCAGCCGCTGCCCTATCCGGATTGATGAACAATGCCTATGGGGCAGCCAACCTGCGCCACAACTGGGGCAACACCAGGCAACAATTAACCGGGAAATAGAAAGTTTCCACAACGCATTAAAAGGAATGAGCCATGAGTGA
- a CDS encoding CaiB/BaiF CoA transferase family protein: protein MTQPLKGITVLEFSQYLAGPYAGLRLADLGARVIKIERPGSGDACRNLATKDLWVDGDSLLFHTINRNKESFCADLKNPGDLAAVRQLIRQADVMTHNFRPGVMEKIGLDYTSVQAINPRIIYGEVSGYGNEGPWVHKPGQDLLAQAVSGLGWLSGNRDQGPVPLGLAIADMLCGTHLAQGVLAALVRRQRATKYSGNYSVNKGAEGIEAGNTGAKVQVSLLESMIDFQFEGLTTYLNNGQQSPSRSEIANAHTFLGAPYGIYQTKDHWIAISMGPLGPLAEALACPALNRNDIDKEAFSQRDTIKATLAEHLRTQSTDYWMQRLNAAAIWASEVVDYDTLLQHPAFKAVAMELQVSRSAQNAHGNEVTVTTTRCPLQINGQRFTSHRAAPVLGADTAHIRQTLLAKQEVAQ, encoded by the coding sequence ATGACGCAACCACTCAAAGGCATCACCGTTCTCGAATTCAGCCAGTACCTGGCAGGCCCCTATGCGGGCCTGCGCCTGGCAGACCTCGGTGCGCGGGTAATCAAAATAGAACGCCCGGGCAGCGGCGATGCCTGCCGCAATCTCGCCACCAAGGATTTATGGGTGGATGGTGACAGCTTGCTGTTCCACACCATCAACCGCAATAAAGAGTCCTTTTGTGCAGACCTGAAAAACCCGGGTGACCTGGCGGCGGTCCGCCAACTGATCCGTCAGGCGGATGTGATGACCCACAACTTCCGTCCAGGGGTAATGGAAAAAATCGGGCTCGACTACACCAGTGTGCAGGCAATTAACCCGCGCATTATTTATGGGGAAGTATCCGGTTACGGCAACGAAGGTCCCTGGGTACACAAGCCCGGCCAGGACCTACTGGCGCAAGCGGTGTCCGGACTCGGCTGGCTCTCGGGCAATCGTGACCAAGGGCCGGTGCCGCTGGGCCTCGCCATTGCCGACATGCTGTGCGGTACCCATCTGGCACAAGGTGTTCTCGCCGCACTGGTGCGCCGGCAGCGCGCCACAAAGTACTCTGGAAATTACTCTGTGAACAAAGGAGCAGAAGGAATAGAAGCGGGAAATACCGGTGCAAAAGTACAGGTAAGCCTGCTCGAGTCCATGATCGACTTTCAGTTTGAAGGGCTTACTACCTACCTGAACAACGGCCAACAGTCGCCAAGCCGCAGTGAAATCGCCAACGCCCACACATTCCTCGGCGCCCCTTACGGAATCTACCAGACCAAAGACCACTGGATCGCAATTTCCATGGGGCCGCTGGGACCACTGGCAGAGGCACTGGCGTGCCCGGCGCTCAATCGAAACGATATTGACAAGGAAGCCTTCAGTCAGCGCGATACCATCAAGGCCACACTCGCAGAGCACCTGCGCACTCAGTCAACCGACTACTGGATGCAGCGTCTCAACGCCGCCGCCATCTGGGCATCAGAAGTCGTGGACTACGACACCCTGCTGCAGCACCCCGCGTTCAAGGCAGTAGCCATGGAGCTACAGGTCTCGCGATCCGCGCAAAATGCGCACGGCAACGAAGTCACCGTGACAACAACCCGCTGCCCGCTACAAATTAACGGGCAGCGCTTTACCAGTCACAGAGCTGCCCCGGTACTGGGTGCCGATACCGCACACATCCGGCAAACACTGCTGGCAAAGCAGGAGGTTGCACAATGA